One Malus sylvestris chromosome 14, drMalSylv7.2, whole genome shotgun sequence DNA segment encodes these proteins:
- the LOC126598525 gene encoding brassinosteroid-responsive RING protein 1-like, giving the protein MGFPVGYTQLLLPKLFIQTLSLLGLIRKLISAFFSLLGLQYFIEQDNAWSDPPARFPEFYSVSAVLIREILPLAKFSDLVDPPESCAVCLYEFEGEDEIRRLTNCRHVFHKGCVDRWVGYDQKTCPLCRTPFISEDMQGDFNERLWAATGIPDFYGDYSHTNLGFEL; this is encoded by the coding sequence ATGGGGTTCCCAGTTGGGTACACACAGCTTCTGCTCCCAAAGCTCTTCATCCAAACACTCTCTCTGCTGGGTCTAATCCGAAAACTCATCTCCGCCTTCTTCTCCCTGCTGGGTCTCCAATATTTCATCGAACAGGACAATGCCTGGTCCGACCCGCCGGCCCGATTCCCGGAGTTCTACTCCGTCTCCGCGGTTCTGATCCGGGAAATCCTGCCGCTGGCGAAGTTCTCGGACCTGGTGGACCCGCCGGAGTCGTGCGCCGTGTGCCTGTACGAGTTCGAGGGCGAGGACGAGATACGACGGCTCACGAATTGTCGTCACGTCTTCCACAAAGGGTGCGTGGACCGGTGGGTCGGGTACGACCAGAAGACGTGCCCGCTGTGTCGTACGCCGTTCATATCGGAGGATATGCAGGGCGATTTCAATGAGAGGCTTTGGGCCGCTACTGGGATCCCTGATTTTTACGGTGATTATTCTCACACTAATCTTGGCTTTGAATTGTAG
- the LOC126599053 gene encoding transcription factor bHLH113-like has product MKSENPTSAGNEKRKEKLGERITALQQLVSPYDKTDTASVLHEAMGYIRFLQEQVQVLCSPYLQRMPPS; this is encoded by the exons ATGAAATCCGAGAATCCCACATCGGCCGGCAACGAAAAG AGGAAAGAGAAGCTTGGAGAACGAATCACAGCGCTGCAGCAACTCGTTTCACCATACGACAAG ACGGACACGGCATCGGTGCTTCACGAAGCGATGGGATACATCAGATTTCTGCAGGAGCAGGTTCAGGTGCTTTGCTCGCCTTACCTTCAACGCATGCCTCCTAGTTGA